From the Pomacea canaliculata isolate SZHN2017 linkage group LG14, ASM307304v1, whole genome shotgun sequence genome, one window contains:
- the LOC112555294 gene encoding ras GTPase-activating protein 3-like isoform X2, producing the protein MAGVGEVRVEESLRVKIGEAKNLPANSGSPRNTFCAIRLDLEEIYRTTTVEKSLDPYFGEEFAGEIPKKFRTLSVLLYEVVSKSEKVLGKVSIKKDELYKYHQKEHWFPLAPSDAESDVQGKVHLEIRFDEYLSSEPDFYSSHRMAVRVVECSDLMVVNGACNPYAVVVLSWGKLRHKEVKRTVVRKKTICPQFDDVFCFDLNNKGQNHDRNIYSFDDIYEGELSVSLWHDDSKVSREVLGHMFRGSFLGEVKILLRDLDLSTVHTAWYCLQAREMSNKLQPLEDLGSIRLKISYTADYVFESHYYHDLRELLLASADVKPVSSSAAFLLGEIADTQQEAAQPLVRLFVHYEKILPFIRSLADWEMSHMTDPNTLFRGNTLLSKMLDELMKLVGLPYLHDTLRAFIDNVCDEPKSCEIDSTRIKDGENHDQNLENLKSYVKSALEAITASGLVCPTLLRDVFCVLKEMALKHYPDNPNVRYHAITSFIFLRFFAPAILGPRLFELRSEAQDPVVVRALTLISKAITSLANIVTSKSANFGLKEEYMVPLLDALSTEATRESIKMFLDIISATGAYAKNIEAPITLKEGLMIKRAQGRKRLGLKNFKKRYFCLTNQFISYAKSKLDKPLCVIPVEDVLAVERLQEDSFRMKYMFQVVQKQRALYVQASNCVEEKEWLDILTKVCKSNKNRLKEFHPAAFINSHWLCCKSVDPNAKGCSPVTGGVPVTDIQVDIDPDRELEKIHSLFLAHMDKLDALQDVCGSQVVYAGVSEELRPSIYVEDPQTCFQTVSELQKCVVSLEQEHKQYLRMVQRSTVIGSREAPIGDDSCGFPFGSKSHL; encoded by the exons ATGGCCGGCGTTGGAGAGGTGCGGGTGGAGGAGAGTTTAAGAGTGAAAATAG GAGAAGCCAAGAATTTGCCTGCTAACTCTGGAAGTCCACGGAATACCTTCTGTGCCATCAGATTAGACTTGGAAGAAATTTATCGGACCACCACTGTTGAAAAATCATTGGA CCCATATTTTGGTGAGGAATTTGCTGGTGAAATCCCAAAGAAGTTTCGCACTTTGTCTGTACTGTTGTATGAGGTTGTGTCCAAATCGGAAAAG GTCTTGGGAAAGGTATCTATTAAGAAAGATGAGCTTTATAAATATCACCAGAAAGAACACTGGTTTCCTCTGGCACCTTCAGATGCTGAGTCTGATGTTCAG GGGAAGGTCCACCTTGAAATCCGCTTTGATGAATACCTTAGCTCAGAACCTGATTTCTACTCATCGCACAGAATGGCTGTCAG AGTTGTGGAGTGCAGTGACCTAATGGTGGTTAATGGTGCCTGCAACCCCTATGCAGTAGTCGTGCTGTCATGGGGGAAACTTAGACACAAGGAAGTCAAGCGCACAGTGGTCCGCAAGAAGACAATCTGTCCACAGTTTGATGATGTTTTCTGCTTTGAT ctgAACAATAAGGGTCAGAATCATGACAGGAACATCTACAGCTTTGATGACATCTATGAAGGAGAGCTAAG TGTCTCTCTTTGGCATGATGACTCCAAGGTGTCTAGAGAAGTCCTTGGTCACATGTTTCGTGGCAGCTTCCTTGGAGAGGTAAAAATATTACTGCGTGACCTGGATCTGTCTACAGTTCACACAGCATG gtACTGTCTGCAGGCGAGGGAAATGTCAAATAAATTGCAGCCCCTTGAAGACCTTGGGTCCATTCGCCTCAAGATCTCCTACACTGCTGACTATGTTTTTGAGTCACACTATTACCATGATCTTCGTGAGTTACTGCTGGCTTCTGCAGATGTAAAG CCAGTCAGTTCTAGTGCAGCTTTCCTTCTAGGAGAGATAGCTGACACTCAGCAGGAGGCCGCACAACCCCTTGTCAGGTTGTTTGTTCACTATGAGAAAATTTTGCCATTTATACGGAGCCTTGCTGACTGGGAGATGTCACACATGAC tgatCCTAATACCCTTTTTCGTGGAAATACCTTGTTGTCCAAAATGTTGGATGAGCTGATGAAGCTAGTTGGATTGCCCTACCTGCACGACACACTCAGGGCTTTTATTGATAAT GTTTGTGATGAACCCAAGTCATGTGAAATCGACTCAACAAGGATTAAAGATGGAGAAAACCATGACCAAAACCTG GAAAACCTTAAGTCTTATGTGAAGTCAGCTTTAGAGGCAATCACAGCATCAGGGCTGGTTTGTCCTACCCTCTTGCGAGATGTCTTCTGTGTGTTGAAAGAGATGGCACTTAAACACTATCCAG ACAACCCTAATGTCAGGTATCATGCCATTACAAGCTTTATCTTTCTCCGGTTCTTTGCTCCGGCTATTTTGGGACCACGACTTTTTGAACTTAGATCTGAAGCTCAG GATCCAGTTGTTGTCAGAGCCCTGACGCTGATATCTAAGGCCATTACAAGTCTTGCCAACATTGTTACTTCAAAAAGT GCTAACTTTGGGCTAAAAGAGGAATACATGGTACCCTTGTTAGATGCTCTTTCAACTGAAGCAACAAGGGAATCAATTAAAATG tttttagaCATCATCTCGGCCACAGGAGCATACGCCAAGAACATTGAAGCACCAATAACCTTGAAAGAAGG ATTAATGATCAAAAGAGCTCAAGGTCGAAAACGGCTTGGGctgaaaaatttcaaaaagcgCTACTTTTGTCTTACAAACCAGTTTATATCCTATGCAAAATCAAAAT TGGACAAGCCTTTGTGTGTGATCCCAGTTGAGGATGTTTTGGCTGTGGAGCGTCTGCAGGAAGATTCCTTCAGGATGAAATAT ATGTTCCAAGTAGTCCAGAAGCAGAGAGCACTTTATGTTCAAGCAAGCAACTGTGTTGAAGAAAAAGagtg GTTAGATATCTTGACAAAAGTGTGCAAGTCGAACAAAAACCGCTTAAAAGAGTTCCACCCTGCAGCATTCATCAATAGCCACTGGCTTTG ctgcAAGAGCGTAGATCCAAATGCTAAAGGCTGTTCACCAGTCACAGGTGGGGTTCCTGTGACAGATATACAAGTGGACATTGATCCTGACAGAGAGCTAGAGAAGATCCATTCTCTTTTCTTGGCCCATATGGATAAACTTGACGCCCTGCAGG